One window of Branchiostoma lanceolatum isolate klBraLanc5 chromosome 6, klBraLanc5.hap2, whole genome shotgun sequence genomic DNA carries:
- the LOC136436878 gene encoding probable tRNA methyltransferase 9B, with protein MDREQHSIQLEKQHVHDVYDRIAPHFSDTRYKAWPQVKQFLMEQEPGSLIADVGCGNGKYLDINPFTWKLGSDHCNSLAGIAGSRGHEVMVCDNLRLPYRDNCFDAAISIAVIHHFATVERRVAAIRELARVVRPGGQVMIYVWALEQQHRKFEAQDVLVPWHMQAHYLQSTAHNIPKKQKKVKDKSKRNNHHLQDHPDSLRKSIQRPSNNQHSLHKNHSQSALQQSSKCQEPTKRRGSFTILGLNLPFTERNGYHWNSETSLFRSLWNNSMEQLSQGEDTYDKRTAASVEGLDQQNVTNSCKTNGITDAFLKAERRTRSLDIENTEDSDGVEVSIPNGETREQQTKYSPADRARKPLEQIRQDQEHVRGRSHSLGGEDINEKFYRNHHMKHEATHAEPEDLSQYHRYYHVFREGELAGLVEENVENLHILQDFYDHANWCVIAEKIQVWKI; from the exons ATGGACCGAGAGCAGCACTCCATCCAGCTAGAGAAGCAGCACGTCCACGATGTTTACGACCGGATCGCACCACACTTCAGCGACACGCGCTACAAGGCCTGGCCACAGGTCAAACAGTTCCTCATGGAACAGGAGCCTGGAAGTCTCATCGCTGATGTCG GATGTGGAAACGGGAAGTACCTGGACATCAATCCGTTTACGTGGAAACTCGGCTCGGACCACTGCAACAGCCTCGCTGGTATCGCGGGCAGCAGGGGTCACGAGGTCATGGTGTGCGACAACCTGCGGCTGCCCTATCGCGACAACTGTTTCGACGCTGCTATCTCCATCGCGGTGATCCACCATTTCGCCACGGTGGAGAGGAGGGTGGCGGCGATACGGGAGTTGGCGCGAGTGGTGCGTCCGGGGGGACAGGTCATGATCTACGTGTGGGCGCTGGAGCAACAACACAGAAAG TTTGAGGCTCAAGATGTCCTGGTCCCCTGGCACATGCAGGCTCACTACCTCCAAAGTACAG CTCACAATATCCCTAAGAAGCAGAAAAAGGTTAAAGACAAGTCCAAGAGAAACAATCACCATCTTCAAGACCATCCAGACTCCTTGAGAAAGTCCATCCAACGTCCAAGCAACAACCAACACTCCCTCCACAAGAACCACTCACAAAGTGCATTACAGCAAAGTTCCAAGTGCCAAGAGCCGACCAAAAGACGGGGGAGCTTCACTATCTTAGGCCTGAACCTCCCCTTTACAGAGCGGAATGGATATCATTGGAATTCGGAGACCAGTCTGTTCCGAAGCCTGTGGAACAACAGCATGGAACAGCTTTCCCAGGGGGAGGATACCTACGACAAGAGAACAGCCGCCTCTGTGGAAGGCTTGGACCAGCAGAATGTAACAAACAGCTGTAAGACAAATGGGATCACGGACGCGTTTCTTAAAGCGGAACGTCGGACACGATCGCTGGACATCGAGAACACCGAAGACAGCGACGGCGTAGAAGTCTCCATACCTAACGGCGAAACAAGAGAACAACAAACCAAATACAGCCCAGCAGATAGAGCGAGGAAACCGCTAGAACAAATCCGACAGGACCAAGAACACGTCCGCGGGCGTTCCCACTCACTTGGTGGAGAAGACATCAACGAAAAGTTTTACCGAAATCACCACATGAAGCACGAGGCCACACACGCGGAACCAGAGGATTTGTCGCAGTACCATAGGTACTACCACGTGTTCAGGGAGGGCGAACTGGCTGGGCTTGTAGAGGAAAATGTGGAAAATCTACACATTCTGCAAGACTTCTACGACCATGCTAACTGGTGTGTCATTGCAGAGAAGATTCAGGTTTGGAAAATATAA